From Providencia sp. R33, a single genomic window includes:
- a CDS encoding COG2958 family protein has protein sequence MSTSKTRSLYDKTLAFLKQNQGKQYTAREIAEQLVKQDPDWAKEKINKSQSLTTLDDAVKQYAAEIGALTPTWLTPKKQRPVRIKTTIERPRKYYYSEMTDDEEIAQSEITDITAHPNEWTEHDLYPLLNEWLVRYMNAYSLRVNEKKSQNTQGKNGNKWLHPDLVGLEDKGQHWQSTLKACVNEYSEPRTRLWSFEVKKRINMSNVREVFFQTLSNSSWANVGYLVAAEITGDETLKELRMLCAAHHIGIILLDKEDIANTQILIQATEKENVDWELCNRLISINRDFEHYIELVSEFYKLGEVKKSDWKWRQ, from the coding sequence GTGAGCACCTCAAAAACACGTTCGCTGTATGATAAAACGTTAGCTTTTCTCAAACAAAATCAAGGGAAGCAATATACGGCACGGGAGATTGCTGAGCAACTCGTGAAGCAAGACCCGGATTGGGCCAAAGAGAAAATCAATAAAAGCCAATCACTTACGACGTTAGACGATGCAGTGAAACAGTATGCCGCGGAAATTGGTGCTTTAACCCCCACATGGTTAACCCCGAAAAAACAACGGCCTGTCAGAATAAAAACCACAATTGAGCGTCCCCGAAAATATTATTACAGTGAGATGACCGATGATGAGGAAATCGCTCAAAGTGAAATTACTGATATCACGGCTCATCCCAATGAGTGGACGGAGCATGACCTTTATCCTTTGCTGAATGAATGGTTGGTGCGTTACATGAATGCCTATTCACTGCGTGTTAATGAAAAGAAAAGCCAAAATACACAAGGTAAAAATGGCAATAAATGGCTTCACCCTGACTTAGTGGGGTTAGAAGATAAAGGGCAACACTGGCAATCGACATTAAAAGCCTGTGTGAATGAATACAGTGAACCCCGAACACGCTTATGGTCTTTTGAAGTCAAAAAAAGAATTAATATGAGTAATGTCAGAGAGGTGTTCTTTCAAACCCTATCTAACTCGTCATGGGCCAATGTTGGCTATTTAGTCGCTGCCGAAATCACCGGGGATGAGACGCTTAAAGAGCTCAGAATGCTGTGTGCCGCCCATCATATTGGGATTATTTTGCTGGATAAAGAGGATATCGCGAATACCCAAATCCTCATTCAAGCCACCGAAAAAGAAAATGTGGACTGGGAGCTTTGTAATCGTCTTATCTCCATCAATCGTGATTTTGAACATTATATTGAGTTAGTCAGTGAATTTTATAAACTCGGTGAAGTGAAAAAAAGTGATTGGAAATGGCGCCAGTAA
- a CDS encoding GTPase family protein, which produces MNDFCLIQRKELNSIVKKYKALMLNNNNEISYEYAKSLMLDSLAKIEKDVNEKLYHNIDMSIDNRNKLKEIKNNIQAMKVKMKVIENNTVSDIKMENENQGGQLIKNAVDILPKEIRESVFNRIKNIIDYEPVIGVMGKTGAGKSSLINAIFKGNVCPVSDVEACTRETKEIKIEFGHRAIRLIDIPGGGENAKRDSEYEALYKRLLPKMDLILWVVKGDDRAFSADEHFYQQVLKPAGGDKKTVFVLNQIDKIEPFREWDVEHNQPSLNQLTNIRKKEAYLIERFGFTEHPIISVSANEKYNISKLVETMVRALPKEAKSGVVAQVKNEVKTTEIVEEAKGGFEATVDEALDDIIDHYLPKPVASVAKAAKKLVVSAVKKVWGFFFG; this is translated from the coding sequence ATGAATGATTTTTGTTTGATACAGCGAAAAGAATTAAATTCTATAGTTAAAAAGTATAAAGCGTTAATGTTAAACAATAATAATGAAATAAGTTATGAATATGCCAAGTCATTAATGTTAGACTCTTTAGCTAAGATAGAAAAAGACGTGAATGAGAAATTATATCACAACATCGATATGTCAATAGACAATAGAAATAAGCTAAAAGAAATAAAGAACAATATACAGGCAATGAAAGTAAAAATGAAAGTTATCGAAAATAACACTGTGAGTGATATTAAAATGGAAAATGAAAACCAAGGTGGTCAATTAATTAAAAATGCAGTAGATATCCTACCTAAAGAAATTAGAGAGTCTGTTTTTAATCGAATTAAAAATATTATTGACTATGAGCCAGTTATTGGTGTCATGGGAAAAACAGGGGCGGGGAAGTCAAGTCTTATTAATGCGATATTTAAAGGCAATGTTTGCCCTGTGAGTGATGTTGAAGCTTGCACAAGAGAAACAAAAGAAATTAAAATTGAATTTGGTCACAGAGCAATTCGATTGATTGATATCCCGGGGGGGGGCGAGAATGCGAAGAGGGACAGCGAGTATGAAGCATTATATAAACGCTTGCTACCCAAGATGGATTTAATTCTTTGGGTTGTTAAAGGTGATGATCGTGCCTTTTCCGCAGACGAGCATTTTTACCAACAGGTTTTAAAGCCAGCAGGCGGAGATAAAAAAACCGTCTTTGTTTTAAACCAAATCGATAAAATCGAACCATTCCGAGAATGGGATGTAGAACATAATCAACCTTCACTTAACCAACTGACTAACATACGAAAAAAAGAAGCGTATTTAATCGAGCGGTTTGGTTTCACTGAACATCCTATTATCTCAGTCTCTGCAAATGAAAAATACAATATCTCAAAACTGGTCGAGACGATGGTCAGAGCGCTCCCAAAGGAAGCTAAAAGTGGTGTCGTAGCACAGGTCAAAAACGAGGTAAAAACAACGGAAATAGTTGAAGAGGCAAAAGGCGGTTTTGAAGCAACTGTGGATGAAGCACTGGATGATATTATTGACCATTATTTGCCTAAACCTGTCGCGAGCGTTGCTAAAGCAGCGAAAAAGCTTGTGGTTTCCGCGGTGAAAAAAGTATGGGGTTTTTTCTTTGGCTAA
- a CDS encoding Hcp family type VI secretion system effector, which yields MPTPCYISIQGKTQGNITAGAFTADSVGNIYVQGHEDQMLVQEFSHVVTVPTDPQSGQPSGQRAHKPFRFTVALNKAVPLLYNALASGEMLPKVELKWYRTSVEGKQEHFFTTTLTDATIVNIDCQMPHCQDPAKADFTQLIEVSLSYRKVDWEHTVAGTSGADDWRAPLEA from the coding sequence ATGCCAACTCCATGTTATATTTCCATTCAAGGAAAAACCCAAGGCAACATCACTGCCGGTGCATTTACTGCCGATTCTGTGGGTAACATCTACGTGCAAGGTCATGAAGACCAAATGCTGGTGCAAGAATTTTCTCACGTCGTGACTGTGCCGACAGACCCACAATCCGGTCAACCTTCAGGCCAGCGTGCACATAAACCCTTCCGTTTCACGGTGGCATTAAATAAAGCGGTTCCACTGCTATATAACGCATTAGCCTCGGGTGAAATGCTGCCGAAAGTGGAACTCAAATGGTACCGCACGTCAGTGGAAGGCAAGCAAGAACATTTCTTCACCACTACATTAACCGATGCGACGATTGTTAATATCGATTGCCAAATGCCGCACTGCCAAGACCCTGCGAAAGCGGATTTCACGCAGTTAATCGAAGTGTCTTTGTCTTACCGTAAAGTGGACTGGGAACACACTGTTGCGGGCACATCCGGTGCCGATGACTGGCGCGCGCCGCTCGAAGCATAA
- a CDS encoding type VI secretion system Vgr family protein, translated as MSWTDPNKNKRLGSPENNPLIHGGGYAGGRTYAQDQALQEAHGQLLDCIMSGEMGTGLVFTCTIGGLPENTFQVTQFDLQEGLSQLFSLSIQAVSPLPEIDFQTVLGAASSLTVKRDGKILRTVQGILAGAEQGNTDGVKTWYHFVIRPEMWVMTLKQDSRIFQNMTVPQVLKVLLDEARVKHDMQFYHPEEHLERPYITQKRETLYEFWCRLAAEEGINYWFEEGPQLFYSDRHLGMKAGISLTYNPQSETDITDSTATTWRYAEQLCSDIRVDKDYNSVRPSYPLAHQVTGEVHQQHEMFESYGRFQEDAEGKHLNQIRYEQSQNPRQVGSATTNCIELAPGRIFTLSNHPSARMNTTWQVVSVSHHGVQPLADNSGGEGTQLSNQLSFVPSTQEWRPPYRYKPLADGDEVATVVGPKGEEIYTNSKGEVTVYFHWDRRGIPDHSASCWVPVTHGWSGNGYGFMSIPHIGQQVLISYLNGDIDRPVITGCMYNGRNAPPLDLPAQKTRTTFKTCTHKGEGFNELRFEDEAGQEEVYIHAQRDMNVHIQHDSHTHVQNDVKQRIDQHRFTDIQGDEHLHVKGTHKAQIEGDISEQVLGSYHQQINGALVSESGQETHITSQGKVVIDAATEITLKVGGSFVRVTPGNVFTSGNVAIGDSAGGTGQAVNIQLPDGVDPFAIPPYPIKPYCAMQAQATGSWVIKPSGGNQ; from the coding sequence ATGTCTTGGACAGACCCCAATAAAAACAAACGACTTGGCAGCCCCGAAAATAACCCACTTATTCACGGTGGTGGGTATGCGGGTGGCAGAACCTATGCACAGGACCAAGCCCTGCAAGAAGCTCATGGTCAACTGCTAGACTGTATTATGAGTGGTGAAATGGGAACGGGGTTGGTATTCACCTGTACGATTGGTGGACTCCCTGAAAACACCTTTCAAGTCACGCAATTTGATTTGCAAGAAGGGCTTTCCCAACTCTTTTCACTGTCGATTCAGGCGGTCAGTCCGTTACCCGAGATTGATTTTCAAACGGTATTGGGTGCGGCCTCTTCGTTGACCGTAAAGCGAGATGGAAAAATTCTTCGCACGGTGCAAGGGATTTTAGCAGGGGCAGAGCAAGGGAACACGGATGGCGTGAAAACGTGGTATCACTTTGTGATACGCCCTGAAATGTGGGTAATGACGCTTAAGCAGGATAGCCGAATTTTCCAAAATATGACGGTGCCCCAAGTGCTTAAGGTGTTACTGGATGAAGCGCGTGTGAAACACGATATGCAATTCTACCATCCCGAAGAGCATCTTGAACGTCCCTACATCACCCAAAAGCGCGAAACCCTGTATGAATTCTGGTGTCGACTTGCTGCTGAAGAAGGGATTAATTACTGGTTCGAAGAAGGCCCACAACTGTTTTACAGTGACCGTCATTTAGGTATGAAGGCGGGTATTTCGCTCACCTATAATCCGCAATCTGAAACGGATATCACCGACAGCACCGCCACCACATGGCGTTATGCCGAGCAGCTGTGCAGCGATATTCGTGTAGATAAAGATTACAACTCGGTACGCCCATCGTATCCGTTGGCACACCAAGTGACGGGGGAGGTTCACCAACAACATGAAATGTTTGAAAGTTACGGTCGCTTTCAAGAAGATGCAGAAGGTAAACACTTAAACCAAATTCGTTACGAGCAATCGCAAAACCCGCGCCAAGTGGGGTCAGCCACGACTAACTGCATTGAGTTAGCACCGGGGCGTATTTTTACCTTGTCTAACCACCCCAGCGCGCGTATGAACACCACGTGGCAGGTGGTTAGCGTATCCCATCACGGTGTGCAGCCATTAGCGGATAACAGTGGCGGAGAAGGCACCCAACTGAGCAATCAGCTTTCCTTTGTGCCCAGCACCCAAGAGTGGCGTCCGCCTTACCGATATAAGCCGCTTGCCGATGGGGATGAAGTCGCGACAGTCGTAGGGCCAAAAGGGGAAGAAATCTACACGAACAGCAAAGGGGAAGTGACCGTCTATTTCCATTGGGATAGGCGTGGTATCCCTGACCACAGTGCGTCTTGCTGGGTGCCCGTGACGCATGGCTGGAGCGGAAATGGCTATGGGTTTATGAGTATCCCTCATATTGGGCAGCAGGTTTTAATCAGTTACCTGAATGGCGACATTGACCGCCCCGTGATTACGGGGTGCATGTACAACGGTCGCAATGCCCCTCCGTTAGATTTACCAGCCCAAAAAACACGCACTACCTTTAAAACGTGCACCCACAAAGGGGAAGGCTTTAACGAATTACGCTTTGAAGATGAAGCGGGGCAAGAAGAAGTGTACATTCATGCCCAGCGTGACATGAATGTGCATATTCAACATGACAGCCATACCCATGTACAAAACGATGTCAAACAGCGCATTGACCAACACCGTTTTACTGACATTCAAGGGGATGAGCATCTTCACGTTAAGGGAACACACAAAGCCCAAATAGAAGGTGATATCTCTGAACAGGTGCTTGGCAGTTATCACCAACAAATTAACGGTGCACTGGTGAGTGAAAGTGGTCAAGAGACCCACATCACCAGCCAAGGCAAAGTGGTGATTGATGCGGCGACGGAAATTACCTTAAAAGTGGGTGGCAGTTTTGTGCGGGTGACACCGGGCAATGTGTTTACCTCCGGTAATGTGGCGATTGGTGACAGTGCGGGGGGCACAGGGCAAGCAGTGAATATTCAATTGCCAGATGGTGTTGACCCGTTTGCGATACCGCCTTACCCCATTAAACCCTATTGCGCGATGCAAGCCCAAGCGACGGGCAGTTGGGTGATTAAGCCGAGTGGGGGAAATCAATGA
- a CDS encoding DUF4123 domain-containing protein codes for MRLTPWTTWLTASNTDPVYLLLNTLATPNPTDLLFANDWVEQAFPIYNGTSLAHLIGQSPWLVQLKPSAYAPLGQLLDRKGFSDNTWGWAYRSSLDWQYQLRHWQNRQLVELNEELVVLRLMDTRIANVLIPKMRAVDWSVLMTPVHEVMLETLSDPAFFESPTRHNPLPIPELQARPFIMGEHLQAAWENSAQFIQLLAENLACELWENHAEDALSLDTPEGQLHRRLVDWLHLHPSLAGDIHTRTATQFTDYAQQQGWLTTTTEPS; via the coding sequence ATGAGACTCACCCCTTGGACAACATGGTTAACCGCATCGAATACCGACCCCGTCTATTTGCTGCTCAATACGTTAGCCACACCCAACCCGACAGACTTATTGTTTGCCAATGATTGGGTTGAACAGGCATTTCCTATTTACAATGGCACCTCACTGGCCCATTTAATCGGTCAGAGCCCGTGGCTTGTGCAATTAAAACCGAGTGCGTATGCCCCATTGGGGCAACTGCTTGACCGTAAAGGCTTCAGTGATAACACATGGGGCTGGGCGTATCGCAGCTCGCTGGATTGGCAATACCAGTTACGGCATTGGCAAAACCGCCAATTGGTGGAGCTGAATGAAGAGCTCGTGGTGCTGCGTTTAATGGATACGCGCATTGCGAATGTGCTTATTCCCAAAATGCGTGCGGTGGATTGGTCTGTGTTGATGACCCCTGTTCATGAGGTGATGCTGGAGACACTCAGTGACCCTGCTTTTTTTGAATCGCCTACTCGCCATAACCCTTTGCCTATTCCTGAACTGCAAGCCCGTCCGTTCATCATGGGGGAGCATTTACAGGCTGCGTGGGAAAACTCCGCCCAATTTATCCAACTGTTAGCGGAAAACCTTGCCTGTGAATTGTGGGAAAACCATGCGGAGGACGCTCTATCCCTCGACACACCGGAAGGTCAACTTCACCGACGTTTAGTGGATTGGTTACATCTGCATCCCTCACTCGCGGGGGATATTCATACCCGTACCGCCACCCAGTTTACGGACTATGCCCAGCAACAAGGCTGGCTAACCACGACAACGGAGCCGTCATGA
- a CDS encoding S-type pyocin domain-containing protein — translation MSQKVESCIICENYRFWLELQLVDDKGQPLANVPYTLAERGTGRTMQGSSDPQGLIKAEGLTARPYTLSLEPQPLADALTTLSPPAAIQGNDKALSDYCREQGYLLSENNRAGAFNPNAPTTVHRMTAGQISRSVHYQQRDNGYPLLFPYDHRRVIAIKRIAEPVFAKSTLRGLGNTDAGDTVEDLANFGLCDYNAYTCGIDAAAKQPRQRSSSFLSLLGIGTANAFVAPMPPSPIGGFGGAAAGGAMGQQAINPPDINQDSSRFAFQSENDYAIAKGVSKGFGSSTWFDSARVLVGMIPNIYDGDSLTHPDLLEIAEIGGTAPTRMRVGFASTGTTSAAMASASQLIAYHTERDSGFDQVPVIKGELASDAEARGVLSLPIYQSSNGLPNANTQAEIYRFDADGTTLYMGVSASGEIINISARIDDIPNEPIIHAGPSPLPQKVEKPEGFAIHDFDYRPETLPVADDGIVWRHTGHDVEPVDFRDYILTVDRKDVKPVYISLNPKIPGLDKPLRDPHPDYPPNQDVLDKMNSREYQKKVLDENYDCSEIARDLKEAAGGQGEILEVRSTEKYGSIKVFENGEFENGMEYHQVYSDGMYIYEPRISSQAIPKGDWEKHIKGINDGKLTITNKPTGLK, via the coding sequence ATGAGTCAGAAAGTCGAATCGTGTATTATCTGTGAAAACTACCGATTTTGGTTAGAACTGCAATTGGTCGATGATAAGGGGCAGCCTTTAGCCAACGTGCCGTATACGCTCGCCGAGCGAGGTACAGGTCGTACGATGCAAGGCAGTAGCGACCCACAAGGCCTGATAAAAGCGGAAGGCTTAACGGCTCGCCCGTATACACTGAGCCTTGAACCGCAACCCTTAGCCGATGCCCTTACAACGCTGTCGCCTCCGGCGGCTATTCAAGGCAACGATAAGGCACTGAGTGATTATTGCCGTGAACAAGGGTATCTCCTGAGTGAAAATAACCGCGCAGGGGCGTTTAACCCCAATGCCCCGACGACCGTTCACCGTATGACGGCAGGGCAAATAAGCCGTTCAGTGCATTACCAGCAGCGCGATAACGGCTATCCCTTGTTGTTTCCCTATGACCATCGCCGTGTGATTGCGATTAAGCGCATCGCAGAGCCGGTATTTGCCAAATCCACGTTGAGAGGACTGGGCAATACGGATGCGGGTGACACTGTCGAAGACTTGGCGAACTTTGGGCTATGTGATTACAACGCGTATACCTGTGGTATTGATGCCGCAGCGAAACAACCTCGTCAACGTTCTTCCTCATTTTTGAGCTTGTTAGGGATTGGTACTGCCAATGCCTTCGTAGCTCCTATGCCTCCGAGTCCTATAGGCGGATTCGGTGGGGCAGCTGCAGGTGGCGCTATGGGTCAACAAGCAATTAATCCACCGGATATCAATCAAGACTCAAGTCGATTTGCTTTCCAGTCTGAAAATGACTATGCAATAGCCAAAGGGGTATCGAAAGGATTCGGTTCGTCGACTTGGTTTGACAGTGCACGCGTATTGGTTGGTATGATACCGAATATCTATGATGGGGATAGTTTAACACACCCAGACTTGCTGGAAATCGCGGAAATAGGGGGTACCGCACCAACACGTATGCGAGTGGGGTTTGCCTCAACGGGAACCACATCGGCAGCGATGGCAAGTGCATCTCAACTGATTGCGTACCATACTGAGCGAGACAGTGGCTTTGACCAAGTCCCCGTAATTAAAGGTGAATTGGCTTCCGACGCTGAAGCGCGAGGGGTGTTGAGCTTACCGATATATCAATCCTCAAATGGATTGCCGAACGCCAATACTCAAGCTGAAATTTACCGCTTTGATGCAGACGGCACAACGCTTTACATGGGCGTGTCGGCATCGGGTGAGATAATTAATATCTCAGCGCGGATTGATGATATTCCAAATGAACCTATCATTCATGCGGGCCCTTCGCCGTTGCCACAAAAGGTCGAAAAACCGGAAGGTTTTGCTATTCATGACTTCGATTATCGGCCAGAGACACTACCCGTTGCAGATGATGGAATCGTTTGGCGCCATACGGGGCACGATGTTGAACCAGTGGATTTTCGGGATTATATTCTGACGGTAGATAGGAAGGATGTTAAACCCGTTTATATCAGTTTAAACCCAAAAATACCGGGACTTGATAAACCGCTTCGAGATCCACATCCAGACTATCCACCGAATCAAGATGTATTGGATAAAATGAATTCGCGTGAGTACCAGAAAAAAGTCTTAGATGAAAATTATGATTGTTCTGAAATCGCCAGAGATTTGAAAGAAGCCGCGGGGGGGCAAGGTGAGATCCTTGAAGTCAGATCAACTGAAAAGTATGGTTCAATAAAGGTATTTGAAAACGGAGAGTTTGAAAATGGTATGGAATACCATCAGGTTTATTCAGATGGGATGTATATTTATGAACCCCGCATCTCCTCCCAAGCAATTCCTAAAGGGGATTGGGAGAAACACATCAAAGGTATTAATGATGGAAAGCTAACGATTACTAACAAGCCTACAGGATTAAAATAA
- a CDS encoding PAAR domain-containing protein, whose translation MRSLVNGRKLILKNDTTNTGGTVLTASSLAKQTQGVACVGDSVYCPSCKKTGAIVEGDSLMKINGIPVALEGHKVACGCSGGCVLVALG comes from the coding sequence ATGCGTAGTCTTGTGAACGGCAGAAAACTCATTTTAAAAAATGATACGACGAATACGGGGGGGACGGTGCTGACAGCATCTTCTCTTGCTAAGCAAACTCAAGGTGTGGCCTGTGTGGGTGACTCTGTTTATTGCCCATCATGTAAAAAAACAGGGGCTATCGTTGAAGGTGATAGCTTAATGAAAATTAACGGTATACCTGTCGCGTTAGAAGGTCATAAAGTCGCTTGTGGATGTTCTGGAGGATGCGTGCTTGTCGCGTTAGGTTAA
- a CDS encoding transposase, which yields MKRKSPKQYTERFKKEAINLILEQGYTVQQAANALGITTKLLYAWRKRHEAENKPNALTPFERQELLALRKEVKQLKMEKEILKKASAFFAKELL from the coding sequence ATGAAACGAAAATCACCGAAGCAATATACTGAACGTTTTAAAAAAGAAGCGATTAATTTAATACTCGAACAAGGCTATACCGTTCAACAAGCGGCTAATGCTCTCGGAATTACCACTAAATTGCTCTATGCTTGGCGAAAGCGCCATGAAGCCGAAAATAAGCCTAACGCATTAACCCCTTTTGAGCGACAAGAGCTACTCGCTCTGCGCAAAGAAGTTAAGCAATTGAAAATGGAGAAAGAAATCCTAAAAAAGGCGAGTGCCTTCTTTGCGAAAGAGTTGCTATAA
- a CDS encoding helix-turn-helix transcriptional regulator, whose translation MSTQTENIALLDDQFIDMKFITALTGLTDKWFYKLIQDGEFPKPIKFGRMSRWLKSEVVQWLQARIDESREVNSALEF comes from the coding sequence ATGAGCACGCAAACTGAAAATATTGCATTACTTGATGACCAATTCATTGACATGAAATTTATCACCGCACTAACAGGATTAACAGATAAGTGGTTCTATAAGTTGATCCAAGATGGCGAGTTCCCAAAACCTATCAAGTTTGGTCGTATGTCGCGCTGGTTAAAAAGTGAAGTCGTACAATGGCTACAAGCACGCATTGATGAATCGAGAGAAGTCAACTCAGCCCTTGAATTCTAA
- a CDS encoding zinc-ribbon domain-containing protein, whose amino-acid sequence MSLALTQNNRFAGANQEPSYSRENYYCAHCGEPVTLHKTPTESWFTHSDPQTAEHCPRVISKIKNLEDKARLSTQVRSVSPILKITDWFCVQCREYFTSNQKCCPKCHEGIWCIPALNVTEEHQPKTNR is encoded by the coding sequence ATGTCGCTAGCCCTAACGCAGAACAATCGTTTCGCGGGAGCCAATCAGGAACCGAGTTATTCACGAGAAAACTATTACTGTGCTCACTGCGGTGAGCCCGTCACACTGCACAAGACGCCAACGGAGTCATGGTTTACCCATTCTGATCCTCAGACCGCAGAGCACTGTCCGCGGGTCATCAGTAAGATCAAGAACTTAGAAGACAAGGCACGACTGAGCACACAGGTTCGATCAGTGTCCCCTATTTTAAAGATCACGGATTGGTTTTGCGTGCAGTGTCGTGAGTATTTTACAAGTAATCAAAAATGTTGCCCGAAGTGCCATGAGGGGATTTGGTGTATTCCTGCTTTGAATGTGACAGAAGAACATCAGCCTAAAACAAATAGGTAA
- a CDS encoding class II holin family protein, with protein sequence MFNYCNVAVGSFLLTKYRALRRGIRINKFITGASYAASTGSTFYCLKQLLDNFSSEQWEAIDVFGSLLLGVASFLISVYFTRREDKRKEAAYTKDTK encoded by the coding sequence ATGTTTAATTACTGCAATGTCGCTGTTGGTAGCTTTCTATTAACTAAATATAGGGCACTCCGTAGGGGGATACGTATCAATAAATTTATAACTGGTGCCTCCTATGCTGCCTCTACGGGTTCAACATTCTATTGTCTAAAACAATTGTTAGATAACTTCTCATCTGAGCAATGGGAAGCAATTGATGTGTTTGGCAGTTTGCTTTTAGGTGTAGCTTCATTTTTGATAAGTGTATATTTCACACGAAGAGAAGATAAGCGCAAAGAAGCCGCTTATACCAAAGATACTAAATAA
- a CDS encoding glycoside hydrolase family protein: MTLIFAMATEFEGDDPNPNPYPIGILTVRYGYTGSGIIPTKTYTKVECEDLLGKGLAIIIKAVNSLIKVNIPDYTRATLYWFTYNVGTGGALVPAT; this comes from the coding sequence ATGACCTTAATATTTGCGATGGCTACTGAGTTTGAGGGAGATGATCCCAATCCCAATCCCTATCCTATTGGAATACTTACGGTACGATATGGGTACACCGGCTCTGGCATTATTCCCACAAAAACTTATACAAAAGTTGAGTGCGAAGATTTATTAGGAAAAGGCTTGGCAATTATTATTAAAGCAGTGAACTCCTTAATTAAGGTCAATATTCCTGATTACACCAGAGCTACACTTTACTGGTTTACTTATAACGTAGGAACAGGGGGTGCTCTCGTTCCTGCCACTTAA
- the istA gene encoding IS21 family transposase, with amino-acid sequence MLTQERVVTIKVLKQQGKSIKRIARETGLARNTIKKYLQRTDTKPVYQRKAHRPSKLDPFKDYIQSRIDAAHPDWIPASVLYEELLALGYQGKRRILSGYLAALKPKALPEPLVRFETEPGKQLQVDFTIIRRGKQALKAFVATLGYSRASYVHFYDNERTDAWIDGLVRSFEFFGGVPHEVLFDNAKAIILERDAYRIGEHRWNPKLLSLAQDYGFNLTVCRPYRAKTKGKVERFNRYLKSSFVVPLQATLRMSELQLDVQTANGYIGYWLTQVANARVHGTTGEVPNQRLITEQNGLLPLPIKFGNVYGYQRINTMPMPFESLQHPLSVYDQLLQGAL; translated from the coding sequence ATGTTAACTCAGGAGAGGGTTGTGACGATAAAAGTTCTCAAACAACAGGGCAAATCGATCAAAAGGATTGCTCGTGAAACAGGTCTAGCGCGCAATACTATTAAAAAGTATTTGCAACGTACTGATACAAAACCTGTTTATCAGCGTAAAGCTCATCGACCAAGTAAATTGGATCCATTTAAAGATTATATTCAGTCTCGGATTGATGCGGCTCATCCTGATTGGATACCTGCATCCGTTCTTTATGAAGAACTCCTTGCTTTGGGGTATCAAGGAAAACGTCGAATATTGAGTGGATATCTTGCAGCTTTAAAACCTAAAGCATTGCCTGAGCCACTTGTGCGATTTGAAACAGAGCCAGGAAAGCAATTGCAAGTTGATTTTACCATTATTCGGCGAGGTAAACAGGCATTAAAGGCCTTTGTTGCAACGCTTGGTTATTCTCGCGCCAGTTATGTTCATTTTTATGACAATGAACGAACTGATGCGTGGATTGATGGATTGGTACGTAGTTTCGAGTTTTTTGGTGGTGTTCCTCATGAAGTCCTTTTTGATAACGCAAAGGCGATCATCCTTGAGCGTGATGCTTACCGAATAGGAGAGCATCGTTGGAACCCTAAACTTTTATCTCTTGCTCAGGATTATGGTTTTAACCTAACCGTTTGTCGTCCTTATCGCGCTAAAACAAAGGGGAAAGTTGAACGTTTTAACCGTTACCTAAAATCAAGCTTTGTTGTGCCATTACAAGCAACATTAAGGATGTCAGAGTTACAACTCGATGTCCAAACTGCAAATGGTTATATCGGTTACTGGTTGACTCAAGTTGCCAATGCAAGAGTCCACGGTACAACTGGTGAAGTACCGAACCAACGATTAATCACAGAGCAGAATGGCTTACTGCCATTGCCGATAAAGTTTGGCAATGTTTATGGCTATCAGAGGATAAATACAATGCCGATGCCATTTGAAAGTCTACAGCATCCACTTAGCGTCTATGATCAACTTTTACAGGGGGCATTGTGA